Proteins encoded within one genomic window of Salipaludibacillus agaradhaerens:
- a CDS encoding PTS fructose transporter subunit IIC, giving the protein MAKVKIVAATGCPTGIAHTFMAAAALKKAAQEMDVEVDIKVETHGQVGIENALTASEIEEADGVIVAADKDVNAERFHGKRVVDVPVAKALRHPEDLIQQIIDQKAPIYKAKDGGESASSDDVSTGGKGNIGRSIYKSLMNGVSHMLPFVVGGGVLIAISFLFGIYSADPDHESYNAFAGFLNTIGGLSFSVMVPILAAYIAEAIGKRSGMVAGFIGGLLAVESGAGFLGGIIAGFAAGYLIVLLQYLFKKLPKALDGLKTIFIFPVLGIFLIGGVMYMLMSPVAALNEGMMTFLSSVQTSSPLLLGLIVGAMCAFDMGGPVNKAAYVTGTVLLSQGNLYFMAGVSAACIAPPLITAFAVLFYGKYFTKEERNSGMVNFVLGSTHITEGAIPFAAKNPIVVLPILMFGSSIAAIMTYYFGVQVPAPHGGFLVLPVVTGAIKWLIAIFTGSIIGGLIFGLYRKKIAGSEPIKG; this is encoded by the coding sequence ATGGCAAAAGTGAAAATCGTCGCTGCAACAGGTTGTCCAACAGGTATTGCCCATACATTTATGGCGGCGGCTGCATTGAAGAAAGCCGCACAAGAAATGGATGTGGAGGTTGACATTAAAGTAGAAACACATGGTCAGGTTGGAATTGAAAACGCTTTAACAGCATCGGAAATTGAAGAAGCCGATGGCGTCATTGTAGCAGCTGATAAAGATGTCAATGCTGAACGTTTTCATGGGAAGCGGGTCGTGGATGTCCCTGTAGCGAAAGCTCTTCGCCATCCCGAAGATTTAATTCAGCAAATAATTGACCAAAAAGCCCCTATATACAAAGCGAAGGATGGCGGCGAAAGTGCAAGCAGCGATGACGTATCTACCGGTGGAAAAGGGAATATTGGACGGTCCATTTATAAGTCGCTGATGAACGGGGTTTCCCATATGTTGCCTTTCGTTGTAGGAGGCGGGGTCCTCATTGCTATTTCGTTCTTGTTTGGTATTTATTCAGCCGATCCAGACCATGAATCATATAACGCATTTGCCGGATTTCTTAACACAATTGGCGGCTTAAGCTTTAGTGTCATGGTGCCAATTTTGGCAGCTTATATAGCTGAAGCCATTGGCAAACGTTCTGGTATGGTGGCTGGGTTTATCGGTGGTTTGCTAGCTGTGGAGTCAGGCGCTGGATTTTTAGGCGGTATCATTGCTGGATTTGCCGCAGGTTATTTAATCGTACTCTTACAATATCTCTTTAAAAAGTTGCCGAAAGCGTTAGATGGACTGAAAACGATTTTTATCTTCCCTGTACTCGGTATTTTCCTCATTGGCGGGGTGATGTATATGCTGATGTCTCCCGTTGCAGCGTTAAACGAAGGGATGATGACCTTCTTATCATCTGTGCAAACGTCCAGCCCTCTTTTATTGGGATTAATTGTGGGAGCCATGTGTGCCTTTGACATGGGTGGACCTGTTAACAAAGCCGCATATGTAACCGGCACGGTGCTCTTATCTCAAGGTAACCTTTATTTCATGGCAGGTGTATCAGCCGCGTGTATTGCACCACCTCTTATTACCGCGTTTGCTGTTCTCTTTTACGGAAAGTACTTTACAAAGGAAGAACGGAACTCGGGCATGGTTAACTTTGTTCTAGGTTCAACCCATATCACCGAAGGGGCGATTCCCTTTGCTGCGAAAAACCCGATTGTCGTCTTACCAATCTTAATGTTCGGCTCTTCCATTGCGGCCATTATGACATATTACTTTGGCGTACAAGTGCCTGCGCCGCACGGAGGATTCCTTGTTTTACCTGTTGTGACAGGAGCAATAAAGTGGCTCATAGCTATTTTCACCGGCTCTATCATAGGTGGCCTAATATTTGGCCTTTATCGTAAAAAAATTGCGGGAAGCGAGCCTATTAAAGGATAA
- a CDS encoding PTS sugar transporter subunit IIA — MAFIVKKLREASLLKDKAHEKGEKMMITEHQVVIQSPVSSQEGVFETIAELAVQNGIATDTNPVAAGLKQRESQSTTGFQEGFAIPHTKSEAITQPAIIVVRTETKIEWEAFDGQPAFFFISLLIPEAEAGTTHLQALSALSGALMDEKVRQALLRAQSTKEIAALIHKVIKGDGE, encoded by the coding sequence TTGGCCTTTATCGTAAAAAAATTGCGGGAAGCGAGCCTATTAAAGGATAAAGCACACGAAAAGGGAGAGAAAATGATGATTACAGAACATCAGGTTGTCATACAATCACCTGTATCAAGCCAAGAGGGTGTGTTTGAAACGATTGCGGAGTTAGCTGTACAAAACGGGATTGCCACTGATACAAATCCCGTAGCGGCGGGGCTAAAACAACGGGAATCCCAAAGTACAACGGGCTTTCAAGAGGGATTTGCCATTCCTCATACAAAGTCAGAAGCGATCACACAACCGGCGATCATCGTCGTTCGCACGGAAACGAAAATTGAATGGGAGGCGTTTGATGGTCAACCAGCTTTCTTTTTTATCTCACTCCTCATCCCAGAGGCAGAAGCTGGCACGACTCACTTACAAGCATTATCAGCCCTATCAGGGGCCTTAATGGATGAAAAGGTGCGACAAGCGCTTTTACGGGCGCAATCTACTAAGGAAATAGCCGCACTCATCCACAAAGTTATTAAAGGAGATGGGGAATAA
- a CDS encoding MurR/RpiR family transcriptional regulator yields the protein MEQLLFNIPRETFERLSETERYLLTYIHDHLDDIATMSIVTLSERAAVSTATIVRLMKKIGYKGYTSFKYRLEQDKQMIDKEGSLSGIDHAIKQALHKNEEEVQRTIQLQSIGQIEDAVQKMHDAKKIYIFARGFSQLIAHEMAVKLQVLDKTCEMHDDPNIIRIKSRKMNHQTDLAIFISLNGETGELVEACQNLTIRQVTTITLTTKAHSSLNRLSDITLLGYRSDKSAIPEYEVRSRLALNVIARVLLDAYVIRTNENVKPSQES from the coding sequence ATGGAACAGCTTTTGTTTAATATTCCCCGCGAGACGTTTGAACGATTAAGTGAAACAGAACGGTATTTGTTGACGTATATTCATGACCATTTGGATGACATTGCGACTATGTCGATCGTGACATTAAGTGAACGGGCGGCAGTATCGACTGCGACGATCGTCCGTTTGATGAAAAAAATCGGCTATAAAGGTTATACATCGTTTAAGTACAGACTTGAACAAGACAAACAGATGATTGATAAGGAAGGGAGTTTAAGTGGGATAGACCATGCTATTAAACAAGCCCTTCACAAGAATGAGGAAGAAGTTCAGCGGACGATTCAATTACAAAGCATCGGTCAAATTGAAGATGCTGTGCAGAAAATGCACGATGCCAAAAAGATTTACATTTTCGCCCGGGGCTTTTCACAATTGATAGCCCATGAGATGGCGGTGAAATTGCAAGTGCTTGATAAAACATGTGAAATGCATGATGATCCAAATATTATTCGTATCAAATCCCGAAAAATGAACCATCAAACTGATTTGGCGATTTTCATTTCCTTAAATGGCGAAACAGGGGAGCTGGTCGAAGCCTGCCAAAACTTAACCATTCGTCAAGTGACGACGATTACATTAACGACAAAGGCTCATTCTTCCCTGAACCGATTGTCAGACATCACCCTCCTTGGTTACCGCAGTGACAAATCGGCGATCCCTGAATATGAAGTCCGTTCACGCTTAGCCTTAAATGTTATTGCCAGAGTATTACTTGATGCCTATGTCATCCGTACAAACGAAAATGTAAAACCGTCTCAGGAGAGCTGA
- the pfkB gene encoding 1-phosphofructokinase, with amino-acid sequence MIYTCTMNTAIDLYVELDRLEPQTVNRTMDEDYQPNGKGVNVSIMLEKQGINSVALGFIAGFTGRYIEESLRKMGIMTDFVYADGVTRINVFINADTEYKIVNQGPTIAREAQHQLLEKIRRIQQGDTLIVSGSLPKNVPESILEEMAAICEDKGIAFVLDTSIQSLSGILRHKPFLLKPNEEELADFFGITHRLNEEELIYYGSELIKQGAKQVLISRGAEGSIFINDSTCLLASSPIGTVINTACAGDALLATFIGYQKSGADLEESLMYATATGASTAFSKGLSDLYDVPELLKQIHIRRRSSIWQK; translated from the coding sequence ATGATTTATACGTGTACGATGAATACCGCCATTGATCTCTATGTTGAACTTGACAGGTTGGAACCTCAAACGGTCAATAGAACGATGGACGAAGATTATCAGCCAAATGGGAAAGGTGTCAACGTGTCCATTATGCTTGAAAAACAGGGGATTAACAGTGTGGCATTGGGTTTTATCGCTGGTTTTACGGGACGTTACATTGAAGAGTCATTACGTAAAATGGGGATCATGACTGATTTTGTTTATGCAGACGGGGTGACACGCATTAATGTCTTTATCAATGCTGATACAGAATACAAAATCGTGAACCAAGGCCCCACTATTGCACGAGAAGCGCAACACCAGTTACTAGAAAAAATCAGGAGGATTCAACAAGGCGATACGTTGATCGTATCAGGAAGCCTACCAAAGAATGTGCCTGAGTCCATATTGGAAGAAATGGCAGCAATTTGTGAAGACAAAGGTATTGCCTTTGTGCTTGATACAAGTATCCAGTCACTTTCAGGTATTTTGCGCCACAAACCCTTTTTATTGAAACCGAACGAAGAAGAGTTGGCAGATTTTTTTGGCATTACCCATCGCCTTAATGAAGAAGAGTTAATTTATTACGGATCAGAACTTATTAAACAAGGGGCAAAGCAAGTGCTTATTTCCAGAGGGGCTGAAGGAAGTATTTTCATAAATGACAGCACATGTCTCCTGGCATCTTCCCCCATAGGCACAGTCATTAATACAGCGTGTGCTGGAGATGCCTTGCTGGCAACGTTCATCGGATATCAAAAAAGTGGCGCGGACTTAGAAGAATCTTTAATGTATGCCACGGCAACGGGTGCTTCCACTGCTTTTTCAAAAGGTCTTAGTGATTTGTATGATGTGCCAGAATTACTTAAACAGATTCATATAAGAAGGAGGAGTTCGATATGGCAAAAGTGA